The Naumovozyma dairenensis CBS 421 chromosome 3, complete genome genome has a window encoding:
- the YNG2 gene encoding histone acetyltransferase YNG2 (similar to Saccharomyces cerevisiae YNG2 (YHR090C); ancestral locus Anc_5.391) translates to MDPSLVLEQTIQDVSNLQAEFRFIYEEISSADSKALEEKKKYMQKDSQIHKFIKQHGSTTVQPDEDKLYKEINEGMKACEELQNEKSIFANTALFLVARHLSKLEKNIALLEEDGVLAPLENEIESGVELSRESSVVSTTPGERKRRGTSSSETGPSLKKKKQSRTASVQRGQKETELIKASETPKTMISTNVEIPKYNDDLFANSNDNEDEDKTLYCFCQNVSYGEMVACDGPNCKYEWFHYGCVNLKEPPKGTWYCPDCRQEMAKNKLKKKKV, encoded by the coding sequence ATGGATCCAAGTTTAGTGCTTGAACAAACGATACAAGATGTTTCTAATCTACAGGCGGAGTTCCGTTTCATCTATGAGGAAATCAGTTCAGCTGATTCGAAAGCAttagaagagaagaagaaatatatgCAAAAGGATTCTCAAATACATAAGTTCATTAAGCAACATGGATCGACCACAGTTCAAccagatgaagataaacTATACAAAGAGATCAATGAAGGCATGAAGGCTTGTGAGGAATTACAAAACGAAAAGTCTATATTTGCTAATACAGCTTTATTCCTTGTAGCCAGACATTTGTccaaattagaaaaaaatatagcATTACTGGAGGAAGATGGGGTCTTAGCACCTTTAGAGAATGAAATAGAAAGTGGCGTGGAGTTGTCAAGGGAGAGTTCTGTGGTGAGTACTACTCCAGGTGAGAGGAAAAGAAGAGGTACATCATCTTCTGAAACAGGCCCatctttgaagaagaagaaacaaagtCGTACAGCATCTGTACAGAGAGGACAAAAGGAAACTGAGCTGATCAAAGCCAGTGAGACACCAAAGACGATGATTTCAACAAATGTGgaaattccaaaatacaATGATGATTTGTTCGCAAActctaatgataatgaagatgaagataaaacCCTGTATTGTTTTTGTCAAAATGTATCATATGGTGAAATGGTTGCATGTGACGGTCCTAATTGTAAATATGAATGGTTCCATTATGGTTGTGTTAATTTGAAGGAACCTCCGAAGGGAACTTGGTATTGTCCTGATTGTAGACAGGAAATGGCAAAGAACAAgctgaagaaaaagaaagtttAG